DNA from Quercus lobata isolate SW786 chromosome 1, ValleyOak3.0 Primary Assembly, whole genome shotgun sequence:
GGTCCTTTTAGTTTTCATGATCTAGAGAGAATACAGGGATAGTGCCTATAAATGTCCAATCTTTACGAAATAGCTAATGATCAACAAACCATgaatatataattgttttttataagaaaaaccaCAAATATAGAGAAATCTGGCAGTAAGGAAACTGGTTACAGAATATGGAGGAAAAGTAGAAACTACAGTATAGAAAGCATGTTAAAATTAGTCCTTCAGTTTAAATTGTATATCATATACTTTCTGAGTTCTCTCTATCAAGAATAAGGAATAATTCAAGAGAAATCAAGAACAGTGCAGCAGTCAGCATTTAATCACACCTTCAGATACTTTAGACTGATAACCATCAGTAGATGCTTTAGAAAGGAGCAAGAAGTTGGCCTGTGATAATGTTAGCATGGCCATCAAGTGCAAAACTGAAAGTACCTCATACCAAGAATTAGACATGGTTGTTTCCTGCAAAGGCAATGATCTGGATCAGAAATGTTTTGAAGGGCTTAAGAAAGGATTTAAATACAGTTTAAGTGTTTCACCTCTGCATCATCCTCCTGATTTACCCAACTGAATTGCAACTTATGCTGTAGCTTGTTACCTGCATTATGATATAAAAGTCCAtaagaaattatattaaacCAGAATAAACTTAAAGAAAGGAGGCTGTATCCAAACCATGTACTAAAACTTTATTTAATCACTGAAGGAGGTGGGAAAACATTCTTGGTCCTTGAAATCTTACTTAATTTCACTGAACTGAAGAACCTATTCATCTAGTTGGCTTAGCTGAATAATCTAACATTAATAGTagtaaaaaatgacatgtcaattaaggaatTACCAAAGAGTATGACTTCGGATAGAATAAAATAGtgaaaaagaatatatgtgGCTGATCCTAACTCCAAAATCTTGGtactaaggcttggttgttgcTGTTGGGTTGAGGCTTGAGGCACTAAACTTCTGATGTATTTCAGTGCAAACAAAGCATTATTGGAATTTTTTGGAGCAGTGTATTATCCAATATTCATACCATTTCCTGCCCTTAATGCAAATTCTTTGTTATTAACATACCATTGTAAACTAGTCCCAACAGCACTGGCAGGTAATCTTCAAGAGCCTGCTGAAGATCAGCTAATGTTGAACCTCCTGCATAGCAAGCCAATCTATGAGAGTAATTAGTCAGTCTAAACCAAAACTGGGAAATCCAGAGAAATGTTTATAACTCAGCAGACCATGTTGTGTGGCTGTTCTTCTTGATTTTGCAGATCTAGGTGCTTCTTGCCCTGCCATGACAACAATACGTGTTCTCAGAGCAGATAAACGTTCAACCAAATTCTTTGATAACCCATCATCAAGTGGCAGCACAAAGTCAACTGGTTTAGGAATCCTTAGTCCAGGAACAAACACCATAATCTCCCCaacattttttgggttttttccaCCAGAGTCATTTGGTGTTGATACAAGGCACCCCATATATACTCAATTTTTGCTTCTTCCAAGTCCTGAACAAGATCAAATGAGTTGCTATCTGGATTTTAAGGTTAACTTGATGAGAAAAACATCCTAAAAAAACTTATCAATCAAcacagaaatttttttcttttccactgAGAGATGCATAAGTGTGAGAGAAATTTCTGAACATATAAAGAATTATGAGACTCCCATCCTAGAGAACCCAATGGTAAAGTTGGTAGCAGATGATTGATACTTGATATTCTCAACCATAAAATTCTAAGCACGACAGACCAACACAcgtaaaattgaaaattaatattcAAGAAAATGGGCCATAAACAAAGAGTAGATAAAATGCAAACCCCCAGAATAGTGGGCAATTCATAAGAATCTGATTCAGGAGCTTCCAAGAACATTCAGAAATATTGAATTCAAATGCATATCAACCAAAATAACTAATGGAGCTTCTTACAAATTCATAATTTACAGTTTCTACCATCATTGAAAACTTAAAACCAcaacttttgtttttctctataTACACAATTTTCACTTTAGAGtatcaattaaacaaaacaGTAAGTCATTGATAGCTCACCTTGACTCCTAATCAGAAAGTTGGTGAATATTAGTATACCACTAACTCTGTCCGAATCTATGCATAAATACTTCACATTACAAACAAGAGAAAGCGGAAAAGGTGTAGTGAAacagatcaaaaacaaaagctgTTAAATGAGGTTGGCctatatatatgaatattaaATTCAGTTTGTTTAGGCCAAAAGCATGATTTCTTTGCTTTGTGGCAAACTTTGGTGACATGGGTATTACATGTTATgtgacttttcatttttccataaatcGAACCATCTCTAAAGACACAAACAGCTCATACGTCACAACACAGAAAACGGCTATTTTTAATTCTATAACGTAACTAAAAAGGTAGAGCTAGGAGCCCAAAAAAAGCAACTTCAACACAAGTACATGGTACATAGACACAGACAGACACAGCTCACATGTCACATGTATGATATCATGCGTTATAAACTAACCAATTTCCAGATTGAAATGATTCTTCATTGCCCCGTTTGGTTATCAGGAAAGTGATGGCAAAAAGAACCAACATTCTTTTCGTTATTTAAACGTTTGCATTgttctttctcctttctttctagtatttatttatttttattagaaaattttccaatttgaGCAATGGTCTCGCGTAAACTATATATGATTTCATATCACTAAAGCAATTTATGTTGGGACAGTGTAGCATATAGACACTTGCAGTAATGGGTTGTCTAATCATGAAGATagaaagttatatatatatatatatatatatatataaaacagaTATACTTTACAAAGATAACTTTCGTAAAATTTTCTCGTTGTATTTTATGAATGAGTACAAGCTGCTCTTATATGGTGATTTTTAAACACATCTACAGCATCATTTAGATGATGCAGTTGGTCACACGAGCcgttaatttatttattaattaattaataatagcACACAGTAATATCAGTTGACTTTCgatcttatttgattttaacaaaTAGTAATGTTAGGGATAACTTTTTCAcggcattttttatttattaaattaataaattgtgATTAGAATAACATCACTTTCATTAGGATTTATCTTCAACGTCATTTTTATCATACTCGAAGCaatgttaaaaattattgtCTCCACTTATTGATTAACTAAATGTgttgagaaacaaaattttgtcaCATGATGAATAAAACATTTCCCCATCACCATAATGTCATCTCAACTCTCAACGCCCAGGCAGACACAGGTAGGTATTAGACCTATAAATCTCTTTCATAAATCATACATCCATAAACTAAACTGTGACAACTGACAAAAGATTAGCTCATccatttcagttaacttttccGGCAGCATACTGTTTTGGCTGCCTTTTTTGCCGAACAGCatgatttttggaaatatttaagaaaaaaaaaaagtatcggtttaaacttatttagttatgtgatatattttttggaacttgaatttgtCAAACTCAAGTTCCTTGTGAAACTTGAGTTTACCAAACTCAAGTATTATGACATTTGGTAAACTCGAGTTTCacttggaacttgagtttaacaaaatcgagttccaaaaaTGTGCTACATAATTAAAGGTCCTAAAATGATGCTATTTAGTAAATTTTTCcttgttttgggccttttggcCCTTCTGGTTTTGCGTGAGCCTGTGACAAGTAATTCTTGGTgatttaggctgtgtttggttcccgtaaaatattttccagaaaataaatattttttggaaatgctattttcgggaaaggaaaatattttcaaatgtttggttgcattccaaaaaatattttggaaaatattttctggtgtttggttgtattcttgaaaatgctctagaaaacccatttttatcatatttctcacattttctcacattttctcaacttccaaacaaatattaatattatttctcagtaaataaacacaaaagaaacaaatcccaacaaaaaaaattcatcaaatccggtcaaattgtgagagagagagagagagagagagagaggcgactGGGTTCGATGAATGGGGACGACGAATCTAGGTCGAGGACGACAAAGTTGGGTCGAGGACAAaacccaaattcatcaaaacccaaaagaaacaaaagaaacaaaacccaaattctcAATACCCAACAAAAATAGCACGAGAACGATCGGTTTTGGGGTGTGACAAGAACGATCAGTTTTGGGTGGATCAGTGCTGGGGTGCGACGATCTCGCCGGTGGTGCGATCGGCGCGATGAGGGTCTGAGATGGTGCGATTGAatgggttttctgggtttgacGAATGGGTTTGGGCATTGCTCGACGAATGAGCTCGGTCTTGGGTTTTATGGGTTCGTTGGAGTCGGTTTCTGGGTTCGCgatttctcttctctctctctctctctctctctctctctctctctctctctctctctctctctctctctctctctctgcgcgTCTAAGTCCGaaaatggtttgaagtgaaaatagcaatggaaatcattttacaccaAAACAAGGGTATTTTCCGGTCAAAGCGAAAATCATTTACCGTTGACCGTATTTTCTGTGTGCTGCCAAACACCCACTTTTACGGAAAAACATTTCCAGAAATGATTTGAagtcaaaacaaacacagccttaaatAGTCAGTTTTactgtaaaaataaataaattagtaaacCATGTAGACAAATTACCATTGAAAAGAAAGGCCAACAAAACGGAAACTACGAAAATACTGTATTTTGTGCTTAACTAATCACTGTAGTCTGTTAAGTCATCAGGATTATATTCTAGAACATATGTTACATTTTAATTTAACTTATCTCAGTCATGAATTAGTATTTGAGCTAAGACCTATCCTAATTTTGTCCATTTCTTTACTATATACGTCAAGCAAGATAAGAAAAATCATTATGACTTTTAGAAGGAGCttctttttggtcattttataatCAATACATAGCTACATAAGCAAGCATCAATTTGCCCACTAGAGCTATATTcttctattaatatatatatatatgaccaaTATTTAGTAGAAGTTGTTACTAATTGGTAATCACTTCccatccaaatatatatatatattaatgactTGGCTTCTTGCTATTCATAGGCAGTGAACAATCAATGGggtactttttaattttttaagaacttAGAGCTAACCTCGGTTGGATGTTATTACTTGGGTACTTGGAATTTATTATAATATCTTCCTAAGAAGAATGGATCCATTTTGCACCATTTTTATCAAAATCAGGACAGAGCAGTTTGTGAGTCTCTTTCACCAATTAGGGCCTCTTTTTATATAAACAAGTTGGCTGGCATTGTACCTCGAAGGTCAGATATTACTAATATGATCAAATAGAAAttcaatgaaatttattttgttttttttcaggAATGCGTTCCCTCATTCTATTGCAAACAAAATTTGTTATATCACCAGCTTGCCAGTCATATCTTCTtgtttattgaataaaaattttcagTAATCATGTGATTAACCTAGTCACAGTAATATTTCTCCTAATTGCAGAGATTCAATTAGAGAAACGGTCCTTATAATAAGTAGATTAAAATCATTAAACTAGTTGTACTCTAGATGAAACTTtgtttattatcaaaatttgaattagtttaaattactttttttatttttaaaattctattaaagtttgacaaaaaaaaattttcaggtttcattttaaatttttttaattatctatcatatttttaaattttggaaaatgGAAAACTCAATCTGAATTTCATTATGTGGTTGACCCTAACTAATCTGTTAATGATTTATAACCAACCCCAACAAATTTGGGCTAAGGTTTGGTTGTTATGTATTCTTTTCCAATAtcctatttttatatataattatactATTTGTTAATTCTTAATTtcacatgtcatttttttttatacttctaCTAATGATATTTTCATTCTTGAATCAATTCACTTTTTCTCATTGGTTCATTAATCACTCTCCTTTGAACATGCACAAACCATCTGAAACGATTACCCCTATCTTTAAGTGAATTTCCTCATTTTGATTCTTATCTTTCCGTGTATTTTCATTTATTCACcttaatattgttattttcaattacacttatgtaattttttttttttttttgagagagtttcaacttatagcgtccacttttgatgataactttttatcatcaaaccaagacaccaatcggtttttggtgtaggcagggattgaacctcagatctcttatttaaccatcagagattttaccaattgagctaactggaattCACCACTTATGTAATTAATATGTTACTTCTTAAAAACCTAACATTCAATAACATAGAGCAAAATTGGTCTTATAACAACCTTATAAAAATTTCCCTTTAACTTAATAGGTATTCTATAATTACACAAAACTCTAAATACACTTCTCAACTCTATCCATCTCGCTCTTACCCTATGATTCACATCCTCTTCAATCTCTCCATATTTAGGAACTATTGATTCACATCCTTTTCAATCTCTTAACCATCAAGTGTTACAATTTCTTCACCTTTGGTTCTACTTTTAGTACTTATATTCCATATTCTATGCTTTA
Protein-coding regions in this window:
- the LOC115967928 gene encoding uncharacterized protein LOC115967928 isoform X5 → MGCLVSTPNDSGGKNPKNVGEIMVFVPGLRIPKPVDFVLPLDDGLSKNLVERLSALRTRIVVMAGQEAPRSAKSRRTATQHGGSTLADLQQALEDYLPVLLGLVYNGNKLQHKLQFSWVNQEDDAEETTMSNSWYEVLSVLHLMAMLTLSQANFLLLSKASTDGYQSKVSEECSRTSIDLLLKAAGYLDFAVKHALPQFPPEERKDLPLDLAEEVLEALCLQALGQVVDIQLGMAIDSIQATMAVKRRLACEMVKYWHQAQENIVNLPLANRWGEKHKLFVKWKHNEAKILDSETSVFIVKEEEREDYSFLFHNCYIRKLLRITRVQNSSVHTWLLHEKT